The Microbacterium oleivorans genome contains the following window.
CGCGGCGGGATCAGGCGGCGAGCACGACGCGCAACTGTTCGATCGCCCAGTCCAGCTCGGTCGCGCGGATGACCAGCGGCGGTTCGAGCAGCAGGGTCGTCTCGCCGACGACGTCGACGAGCACGCCGCGCGCCACCAGTCGCCGGGCGACCTCGGACGCCGAGCGCACCGCAGGATCGAGATCGACTCCCGCCCACACCCCGACGGCGCGGACCGCGGTCGCCCCCGCGCCGAGGAGCGGCTCGATCCGGGCGGACAGATGCTCGGCGAGTGCCCCCGCACGGATCTGCAGCTCACCCGTCGCGAGCATCTCGACCACGCGATGGCCGACCGCCGTGGCGAGCGGTGACGCGGATGCCGCGACCGGGAGCCCGGTCAGCAACGCCGTCGAACCGGCCACGGCGGCGAGGGGGACGATCCCGCCCCCGAACGCGGATCCGAGCACGCGGAGGTCGGGGCGGGCCGCGTCGGTGTCGAGCGCGACCGTCTCGCCGAGACGGCCCGCACCGCTGTGCGACTCGTCGAGCACGAAGACGATGCCGCGCTCCGCGCACGATCGCCGCACGGCATCGAGGTACCCCTCCGGCGCCGCGACGACGCCGGCAGCCACCTGAACGGGCTCGAGCACGACCGCGGCGACACCCTCGTCGTGGGTGTTGTCGAGGGCGGCTTCGAGGGCGGCGACGTCGCCGAAGGGCACGGTGACGGCGCCGGCCTCGACGAGCCGGTCGTGCGAGCCCGCCGCGACGATGACGGACGGCGCCCGACCGACCGATCGCGCGCCCGCCGACGCCTCGGTCCGCCCCCTCGACCGCTCCGCGAACGAGCGCCGCGCCGCCGTCACGGCGACGTCCACGGCCTCCTGAGGCGTGGCGACCGGCAGTGCGACCTTCGCCCCGACCAGGTCTGCCAATCCCCGGGCGAACGGATCCGAGCGGTCGTCGTCGACGGCGGCGCTCGCGACGGTCAGCCGGCCGAGCTGCTCCGTGGCGACCGCGACGAGAGCGGGGTGCCGGTGCCCGAAGGTCAGCGCGGGCTCCGCGGTCAGGTCGAGGTAGCGACGCCCCTCGACGTCGGTGACCCAGGCGCCCTCCCCCGTCGCGACGGCGACGGGCAGCAGCGGCGGCGATCCCGCGGCGCGCGCCGGGACGGACGCGTCGGTGCTCGCGGCGGTCTGCCGGTCGTTCTCAGGGATCGTCATGCGGGCTCCTGGCGGTCGACGGTCGCGCATCCGGCGGCGGGTCGCCGGCGCGGCGGGCATCCATTCTCCCATCGCGCCTGTCGGGATCCGGTGCGAACGGCTCGGGCGCCGGAGGGGAAACGGTCGATCGCGCAAGGTCCTGCCCGGTCGCGGCCGCGGCTGCCAGGCTGGGACCACACCACCGCACGTCGAAGGAGACCCATGCAGCAGCGCACCCTCGGACCGTTCACCGTCTCGGCCATCGGCCTGGGCGGGATGCCCGTCTCGATGAACAACGACAAGCAGATCCCCGACCGCAAGGATGCCGTCGCGACGGTGCACGCTGCGCTGGACGCGGGCGTCACACTGCTCGACACCGCCGACATCTACGCCCCCAGCTGGGACACGATGGGCCACAACGAGGAGATCATGGCCGAGGCCCTGGCCTCGTGGGGCGGTGACCGGTCGCAGATCGTGGTCGCCACCAAGGGCGGGATCACCCGAAGCGAGGGTGAGAAGTGGGGCCGCGACGGCTCGCTCGACTACCTGCGCACGGCGGTGGAGGCATCTCTCCGCGCTCTCCGGGTCGATGTGATCGACCTGTACCAGTACCACCGCCCCGACCGCTGGCTCGTCTACGGCGAGGTCATGGAGAGCTTCAAGATCCTGCAGCAGGAGGGCAAGATCCGTTCGATCGGCATCTCCAATGCGAGCGTCGAGGAGATCGAGATCGCCGAGCAGGTCCTGGGCGCGGGGAACCTCGCGAGCGTGCAGAACGAGTTCTCGCCGCGGCATCCGGGAAGCTACGACGAGCTCCGCCACTGCGCCGACCGCGGCATCGCGTTCCTGCCGTGGAGCCCCTTGGGCGGCACGGGCGGGGCGGCCCGTGCCGTCGGCGACCGGTTCGCCGCCTTCGGCGAGGTGGCCCGCGACCACGATGTGAGCCCGCAGCAGGTCGTGCTCGCGTGGGAGCTCGGCCTCGGCGACACCGTCATCCCGATTCCCGGCGCACGCCGCGCCGCGTCGATCGTCGACAGCGCGAAGGCCGCCGACCTCGAGCTCTCGGATGACGAGCGGGCACGCCTGTCGCACTCGGTGGGCATCGACGGCTGACCGACCGCGCGGCATCCCGTCGCGCCGGAGGGCCGACGGGATGCCGCGGCGCGGTCTCACACCGCGTCGGGCGAGAGGTCGAGTCGGCGCAGCAGCTGGGCGTTGAGGGCCACCACGATCGTCGACAGCGACATGAGGATCGCGCCGATCGACATCGGGAGCACGAAGCCGACCGGGGCGAGGATGCCGGCTGCGAGCGGCACCGACAGCAGGTTGTAGCCGGCGGCCCACCAGAGGTTCTGCCGCATCTTGCGGTACGCCGCGCGTGACAGGTCGATGACCGACAGCACCGAACGCGGGTCGTCGCTGGCGAGGATGACGCCCGCCGACGCGATCGCGACGTCGGTGCCGGCGCCGATCGCGATGCCGACGTCGGCCTGCGCGAGCGCGGGCGCGTCGTTGACGCCGTCGCCCACCATCGCGACGCGGCGCCCCTCGGCCTGCAGCTCCGCGACGGCGGCGGACTTGTCCTCGGGGCGCACCCCCGCGAAGTAGCGGTCGATGCCCAGCTCTCCGGCGACGGACGCCGCGACCGCGTCGGCGTCGCCCGTGATCATGACGACCCGCACGCCCCGCTCGGCGAGCGCGGCCACCGCGGCCCGCGACTCCGGCCGGATCTCGTCGGCCAGTCGCAGCGCCCCGGCGACGGCACCGCCGACGATCACGTGCAGGATGATGGCCCCCTCGTCCCGCCAGGCCGCCGCGGCGGCGAGCTCGTCGCCCTCTTCGCGCGCGAGCAGTGCGGGTCCGCCGACTTGTACCGTTCGTCCGGCGACCTCCGCGCGCACGCCGACGGCCGGCGACGACGAGAAGCCGGACGCCTGCGGCACGTCGAGTCCCCGCCGCCGGGCCGCGTCGGTGATGGCACGGGCGAGCGGGTGCTCCGAGTCGTTCTCGGCCGCAGCCGCCAGCGCGAGCACCTCGTCGGAATCCCATCCGCCGGCGGGCTCGACGGCCGTCACGGTCGGGGCACCGCGGGTGAGCGTGCCGGTCTTGTCGAAGAGCACGGTGTCGACCGTGCGCATGCTCTCGAGCGCGAGCCGATCCTTCACCAGCACGCCCCCGCGCGCCGCCCGCTCGGTCGCGATCGACACGACGAGGGGGATCGCGAGGCCGAGCGCGTGCGGGCACGCGATCACCAGCACGGTGATGGTGCGCACGACCGCGTCGTCGGGCAGCCCGACGAGCGTCCAGACGACCGCGGTGACGACGGCGGCGCCGAGGGCGAACCAGAACAGCCAGGCCGCGGCACGGTCGGCGATGCGCTGAGCGCGCGACGACGAGCTCTGCGCATCGGAGACCAGGCGCCGGATGCCGGCGAGGGCGGTGTCGTCGCCGACGGCGGTGATGCGCACGCGCAGTCCCGAGTCCGTGGCCACGGTGCCGGCGACGACGGTGGCGCCCTCGCCACGGCGCACCGGGCGGGACTCCCCCGTGATCATCGTCTCGTCCATGCTCGCCTCGCCCTGCTCGATGCGGCCGTCGGCGGGGACGCGGCCGCCGGGGCGGATCACGACGATGTCACCCGGGACCAGATCGGCGGGGGCGACGGTCACCGTGTCGGCTCCCACGACCTTGTCGGCCTCGTCGGGGAGCAGCGCCGCGAGCGAGTCGAGGGCCGATGTGGTCTGCGCGAGCGAGCGCATCTCGATCCAGTGGCCGAGCAGCATGATGACGATCAGCAGCGCGAGCTCCCACCAGAAGTCGAGCTCGTGGTCGAGCACGCCGAGGCTCGCTCCCCACGATGCGATGAAGGCGACCGTGATGGCGAGGGCGATCAGCAGCATCATCCCCGGCCGGCGCGAGCGCAGCTCCGCCACCGCACCGGACAGGAAGGGCGCCCCGCCCCACGCGTACATCACCGTGCCGAGCAGGGGCGAGATCCAGCCGACCCACGCGGCATCCGGCAGCGGATAGCCGATGAGCATCGCGAACATGGCCGACATCCCCGCCACGGGCACCGCCAGCACGAGCATGATCCAGAACAGCCGTCGGAAACGCGCCACGTGGTCGCCGTGCCCCGCGTGGTCGCCGTGCCCCGCCCCCGTGTGCGCGGCGTGCCCGTCGTGCTCGTGCTCGGCGTGCTGCTCGGGCTCGGCGTGCTGCTCGTGCGTGTTCATCGCTGCATCCCTCCGCGTCGTGCTTCCGTGTCGCGCTCGCGCCTCGTGTCCGACGTCAGTCCCGGCCGCCCGCGACCGGTTCGGCGCGGAAGCCGCGAAGCCGCAGGCTGTTCGTCACGACGAACAGCGACGACAGCGCCATCGCGGCGGCTGCGACCAGCGGGTTCAGCAGCCCCGCCATCGCGACGGGGATCGCCGCGACGTTGTACGCGAACGCCCAGAAGAGGTTGCCCTTGATGATGCCGAGCGTGCGGCGTGCGAGCCGGATGGCGTCGGCGACGACCGCGAGGTCGCCCGAGACGATCGTGATGTCGCTCGCCGCGATCGCGGCATCCGTTCCCCCGCCCATCGCGAGGCCGAGGTCGGCCGCCGCGAGCGCCGCCGCATCGTTGACACCGTCGCCGACCATCGCGACGACGCGACCCTCGGCCTGCAACGCGCGGATGACGTCCAGCTTGTCGGCGGGGGTCACGCCCGCGTGCACGACGTCGATGCCGACGGCCGCGGCCACCCGCTGCGCCGTCGCGGCATTGTCGCCCGTGAGCAGCACCGGCTCGAGGCCGAGGGCGCGGAACCGAGAGACGGCGAGCGCGCTCGTGGGCTTGAGGGTGTCGCCGACGACGATCGCCCCGACGAACGCTCCGTCACGGGCGACGGCGACGACCGTGCCGTCGGCCTCGAGCTCGGCGAGACGCTCCGCCTCGTCGGCGGACATCGCGATGCCCCATTCGCTCCGCAGCCACGAAGCGCGACCGCAGACGACCGCTGCACCGCCGACGACGGCCTGCACTCCGAATCCGGCGTGCGAGGCGAAGGAGGTGGCCGCGGGCACGGATGCCGCACGGGCGGATGCCGCGACGAGCGCGCGAGCGACGGGATGCTCCGAGCCGGCCTCGACGGCGGCGGCCACCGCGAGCAGCTCGTCGCTGGCCACCCCGGGCGCGGGATGCACGCCGGTCACGACCATGGCGCCCGTCGTCACGGTACCGGTCTTGTCGAGCACGATCGTGTCGACGCTGCGGGTCTGCTCGAGCACCTGCGGTCCTCGGATCAGGATGCCCAGCTGCGAGCCGCGACCCGTGCCCACGAGCAGCGCGGTCGGGGTCGCCAATCCCAGGGCGCACGGGCACGCGATGATCAGGGTCGCGACGGCTGCCGTGAAGGCGAGCTCGATCGAGCCGCCGGTGAGGCTCCAGCCGAGGAAGGCGATGACCGCGAGGCCGATGACGACCGGGACGAACACCGCCGACACCCGGTCGGCCAGCCGTTGCACCTGAGCTTTGCCCGTCTGCGCCTCGGCGAGCAGCCGTTGCATCCGGGCCAGCTCGGTCTCGGCGCCGACACGCGTGATCTCGACGACCAGACGACCGCCGACGTTGACGGTCGCGCCGACCACACGCGACCCGGGCGAGACGTCGATCGGCGCCGATTCGCCGGTCAGCATGCCGACGTCGACGGCCGATGCCCCTTCGAGGACGAGCCCGTCCGAGGGGATCTTCTCGCCGGGGCGCACGATCACCACGTCGCCGACGGCGAGGCGGGCGACGGGGACGGCTTCCTCCCGATCGCCGGTCAGACGCACGGCGTCCTTCGCGCCGGCCTCGAGCAGCGCGCGCAGCGCGTCGGACGACGACACGCGCGCCCGCGCCTCGGCGTAGCGCCCCGCCAGGATGAACACCGTGACGAGTGCGGCGACCTCGAGGTAGATCTCGTGACCGCCGGCGCGCGGCGCGCCCACCAGCGTGAAGCTCATGGTCATGCCCGGCATGCCCGCGCCGCCGAAGAACAGGGCGTAGAGCGACCAGCCGAAGGCGGCGACGACACCGAGACTGATGAGGGTGTCCATCGTCGCCGCACCGTGGCGGGCGTTGATCGCGGCGGCGCGGTGGAAGGGCCAGGCCCCCCAGACGGCGATGGGTGCGGTGAGGGTGAGGGCCAGCCACTGCCAGTACTCGAACTGCAGCGCCGGGATCATCGACAGCACCGCGACGGGGAGGGCCAGCGCCGCGCTGATCAGCAGGCGTCGCCGCAGCACCGCGACGTCGTCCACCGGCGGAGCGGACTCACGGAGCTCCTCGACCGGCGCGGGCACGGCGGCGTGATAGCCCGCGGCCTCGACGACGGCGATGAGGTCGGCGGGGTCGAGGCCGTCGCCGCGAACCCGCGCCTTCTCGGTGGCGTAGTTCACCGACGCCTCGACGCCGGGCACCTTGTTGAGCTTGCGCTCGATGCGCGTCGCACACGAGGCGCAGGTCATGCCCGAGATGTCGAGCTCGACGTCGACGGCGCTCACGAGAGCGCGTCCTCCCGCGCGTAGCCCGCCTCTTCGATGGCCGCGGTGATCGTGGCGGCGTCGATGGGCCCACCGCTGTGGATCGTCACGCGTGAGACCCCGCCGGCGTTGAGGTCGACGGTCACGGCCTCCACCCCCGCGATCTCGCTCAGCTCCTCGGTCACGCTGGCGACGCAGTGCGAACAGGTCATGCCCGACACCAGCACCTCCTCGCGCACGGCGGAGGAGGGGGCGGCGGCGTCGTGCGCGGCGTGATCGCCGCACACGCATCCGCCGCCGGTCGCGGTCAGTCCCAGGTCGATGCGTTCGGTCATGGTCGGCTCCTCGGGGGTGGTGGGCTCGGAGGCGGATGCGGTCATGAGCGGACCAGGCGCGCGATCGCGGCGTTGGCCTCGCGGATCTTCTCGGCGGCGACGGACCCGCCCTCGGCGCTGGCCTCGGCGACGCAGTGGCTGAGGTGGTCGCCCAGCAGCGACAGCGCCACGGTCTCGAGCGCCTTCGTCGCCGCCGAGACCTGGGTCAGGATGTCGATGCAGTACTTGTCCTCGTCGACCATGCGGGCGATGCCGCGCACCTGCCCCTCGACGCGCCGGAGGCGCTTCTGCAGGTCGTCCTTGTTCGCGTCGTATCCGTGCACGCTGGATACTATACCCCCCTAGGGTATGCCGCGGGGCGAACGGATCCGTGCGGGGTCAGCGTCCCTCGTCGAGAGCCGCCGCCGCGCGCGCGGCGCTCGCACGGCGGCGGACGCCGTGAACGAGGAGCACCGCTCCGATCCCCGCGACGAGGAGCGTCGGCAGGCTCGGCGCAGCCGAGAACGCCAGCGTCACCGCCGCGGCGGCGATGGCGAGCGCCCCCAGCGCGATGAACAGCGCGCCCCCGAGGGCTTCGCGTTCGATGACGAGGCGGGTCAGGATGAGCGAGCGGGCGGCGTCGGCGTCGGTCATGCGCTCACGCTAGCGGTGCGGAGGCCGCGGCGCAGGCTCCGGCCGCAGGGGACTCAGATGACCGCTTCGGACCAGTCGTCGGGATTGCCGAAACGGTGGGCCGTGATCGAGATCGACTGCTCGTGCACGAAGGCAAGCAGCTCGATGCGGCCCGCCGTGGTCACCTCGTCGGCGTAGACGGCGACGTCGGGGTCGCCGTCCGTGGCGGCTGCGACCGTCGTACGGATCTCGGCCACCGAGGCCGGCGACCCGACGAGACGGATGCGGCTCGGCCGCCGCTCCGGAGCCGCGATGCGCTGCAGCCACTCGCCGTCGGTCTCGACCGACACGCCGATGCCGACCTCGCCCAGTGCGCGACGCACCTCCGCCGGCAGCCCCACGGGGGTGCTCAGATTCACCTGCGAGCCCGCGCGCACCCCGGCGACGATGACGCGCAGCACCGCCTGCCACGCGGCATCCGAGGCTGCTCGCACCGCGACGTCGACGGGCCGGTACCGGAACAGGTTCCGCTCGACCCCGAGGCCCGACACGTCGCGCACCTGGCCGAACTCGCGGTCCCAGACCACGGCGTCCGACAGCGCACCGCGGCGGAGCCACTCGAACGCTTCGTAGTCGAGGGTGGGCTGGGCCGACTCGATGATCGTCGTGATGCGCGAGTCGAGCCCGCGCAGGTGGAGGGTGCTCGACGCCGCCCCGCTCGACGCCCGCCACGACCCCAGACCGACGAGGTAGTTCGGCCCGCCCGCCTTGGTTCCCGCCCCCACCGAGGAGCGCTTCCAACCGCCGAAGGGCTGGCGCTGCACGATGGCTCCGGTGATGCCGCGGTTGACGTAGAGGTTCCCGGCCTGAACGCGCTCGAGCCAGGTGGCGAGATCGGCCGGGTCCTGCGTGTGCAGCCCGGCGGTCAGCCCGTACGCGACGGCGTTCTGCATCTCGATGGCCTCGTCGAGCGTCCGGGCGTGCATGACGCCGAGGACCGGCCCGAAGAACTCCTCGAGGTGCATGCGCGATCCGGCGGCGACCCCCACCCGCACGCCCGGCGACCAGTAGCGTCCGCCGCTGTCGGGGTCGATGTCGAGCTCGCGAGGCTCGACGAGCCAGCGCTCTCCCTCGTCGAGGGTCGTCAGCGCCCAGGCGAGCTTGCCCTGCGGGGGCTCGATGACCGGCCCGACCTCGGCGCGCGCGTCGGTGGGCGGCCCTACGCGCAGCGACCGGGTCGCGTCGACGAGCTGACGGGCGAATCGCTTCGAGCGCCCGACGGGACCCACGAGGATCGCGAGCGACGCCGCCGAGCACTTCTGTCCGGCGTGTCCGAAGGCGCTGCGGATCAGGTCGGACGCCGCGAGATCGAGGTCGGCCGACGGCATGACGACGATCGCGTTCTTGCCGCTCGTCTCGGCCAGCAGCGGGAGCTCGGGGCGCCACGAGCGGAACAGCGCGGCGGTCTCCCACGATCCGGTGAGGATCACCCGCTCCACGCTCGGGTGGGTGATCAGCTCGCGCCCCAGACCGCCCTCGTCGACGTCGACGAGGGCGAGCAGGTCGCGCGGCACACCGGCATCCCACAGCGCCTCGGCGACCACGGCGGCGCAGCGACGCGCCTGCGGGGCGGGCTTGAACACGACGCCCGATCCCGCCGCGAGAGCCGCGAGCACACCGCCGGCGGGGATGGCGATCGGGAAGTTCCACGGCGGCGCGACGACGGTGACCGCCGCCGGCTCGAAGACGGCGCCGCTGACGCGGTCGAGCTCGCGGGCGGTGGCGGCGTAGTACGCCGCGAAGTCGACGGCCTCGCTCACCTCGACGTCCGCCTCGGCGAGCACCTTGCCGGTCTCGGACGCGGCGACCTCGATCAGCTCGGCGCGGCGCGACTCGAGGGCGCGCGAGGCAGCCAGCAGCACGGCGCTGCGGTCGGCCGCGGGGAGCGCGCCCCACGCGGATGCCGCGGCGCCGACACCGGTCACGACGGCATCGAGCACGCCGGCGTCCGAGATGCGCGCCGCCGCGATCGTGTCATCGCCCGCCGTGCTGCGGTCGATGCGGGCGAGGATGTCGCGAGCCCACTGCCGGTTGACGGCGAGCGCCGGATCGGAGTCGGGGGTGTTGGCGAAACCCGGCGCGCCCAGCGCGGGGGCGCGGCGCGACTCGCGCGGTGCGTACACGGCGGTCTCGACGAACCGCTCGCCGCCGAAGAGGACGTCGTCGTGGTCGCCGATCGCCGTCGTGTCGTCGCCGGCGGCCCTCGCGGCATCCGCGATGCCGAGCACCGCCTGCGTCAGACCGTCGTCGCCCTCCGCGGGCTCGCGCGTGATGCGCTGCGGCGCGATGGCGCGCAGGGCGAGATTGCGATCCTGCCGACGGTTGGGATCGCTCGGCAGCGCGGGGTCGGCCGCGCGCGCGAGCGAGGCGACGAACCGGTCGCGCTCGCGCTCGAACAGCCCCTCATCGGTCGCGAGGTCGAACGCGGCGGAGAGGAAGTTCTCGCTCGAGGCGTTCTCCTCGAGCCGCCGCACGAGATAGCTGATGGCGACGTCGAACTCGTCGGGGCGCACCACCGGAACGTACAGGAGCACGTGACCGACCTCGCGCGTGACCGCCGCCACCTGGCCCTGGGCCATCCCGAGCAGCATCTCGATCTCGATGTCCCGACGCACCCCCCGTTCGCCGGCGAGCAGCCACGCGTAGGCGGTGTCGAAGAGGTTGTGTCCGGCCACGCCCAGGCGCACGGCCGCCGTCCGATCGGGCCGGAGGGCGTGGTCGAGGCAGCGCAGGTACATCGCGTCGGCGTCGAGCTTGCTCGCGTGAGTCGCGAGCGGCCAGCCGTGCATCGCGGCATCCACGCGTTCCATCGCCAGGTTCGCCCCTTTCACCAGGCGGATCTTGATGCGGCTGCCGCCCGCGGCGACGCGCGTCTGCGCCCAGGCCGTGAGCTGGTCGAGGGCGTCGAGCGCGTCGGGGAGGTAGGCCTGGAGCACGATGCCCGCTTCGAGCCCGTGCAGCCGGTCGTCCTCGAGCAGACGGGTGAAGACCGCGATGGTGAGGTCGAGGTCGCGGTACTCCTCCATGTCGAGGTTGATGAAGGTGCCGTCCTCGGCGGCGCTCAGATACAGCGGGAGCAGGCGCTCGACCACGTCGGTCACGACCTCGTCGAAGGCCCACATCGAGATCCGGCTGATGACGGCCGAGACCTTCACCGAGACGTAGTCGACATCGGGCCGTCGGATCAGCTCGTGGATGCCCTCGAGTCGCCGCTTCGCCTCACCCTCGCCGAGCACGGCCTCGCCGAGGAGGTTCAGGTTCAGCCGCGCGCCCGACTCGCGGATGCGGGCGATCGCGGGCCCGAGCTTGTGCGGACGGGCATCGACGACGAGGTGCCCGACCATCTCGCGCAGCGCGGTCCGTGCGATCGGGACGACCGGCGTCGGCAGCACCGGTGCGACGGCGCCGCCGATCCGCACCGCACCGCGCAGGTACCAGGGCAGGAACTCCGGCACGAGGGGCGCGACGTGGTGCAACCGGTTCGCCGCCGCGGTGACGCTCTCGGGCCGCATGACACCGTCGACGAACCCGATCGTGAACGGGAGTCCGTTCGGGTCCCGCAGCACTCCCGCCAACCGCTGGGCGGCCGCGTCGGCCGGGACGTCCGCCGACGAGTGCACCCATCGCCGCGCCAGGTCCACGGCCGTCTGAGCGAGGGGGTCGTCGTTCGGAAAGCCCGGCGGGGTGGTGCCGGACGCAGCGGTGTCGGACATGTCGTCAGCCTATGTCGCCGTCCACGGGGCCCGGCCGCGCCGCACCGGCCGGGTCGCCGCGACACCCCTATGCTGTGGTCGTGACCGCGCCGGACCTCGACCCGCCTTCCGCGCAGCCGGCTCGCACGACGCGGTTCGCCCGCCTGCGGGCGGCCACCGACCGCGTGCCCACGCGGTGGTTCGCGGGGATCGGCACCGCGGTGTTCCTCGCGGCGACCGCCGCCTTCGGCGGTTTGCAGGCCGTCGCCGTGAGCGAGGTGCCGCGCCTGTCGGCCGGCGAGCAGCACGTCAACGAGCGTGTGGCCCTGACCGTGCAGCGCGCGGTCCTGCTCGACACCTTCCCCGAGGCCGGCGCCACCGCCGACCCGGAGCAGGGCGAGCGGGTGCTGGCACTGCTGATCGACGCCGAGAACCGGTGGGACCGTGCCGAGATGGTCCTCGCCGACGGCGGGGTCGCCTCGACGGTGGGCGTCGAGGC
Protein-coding sequences here:
- a CDS encoding aldo/keto reductase, encoding MQQRTLGPFTVSAIGLGGMPVSMNNDKQIPDRKDAVATVHAALDAGVTLLDTADIYAPSWDTMGHNEEIMAEALASWGGDRSQIVVATKGGITRSEGEKWGRDGSLDYLRTAVEASLRALRVDVIDLYQYHRPDRWLVYGEVMESFKILQQEGKIRSIGISNASVEEIEIAEQVLGAGNLASVQNEFSPRHPGSYDELRHCADRGIAFLPWSPLGGTGGAARAVGDRFAAFGEVARDHDVSPQQVVLAWELGLGDTVIPIPGARRAASIVDSAKAADLELSDDERARLSHSVGIDG
- a CDS encoding aminotransferase class III-fold pyridoxal phosphate-dependent enzyme, which gives rise to MTIPENDRQTAASTDASVPARAAGSPPLLPVAVATGEGAWVTDVEGRRYLDLTAEPALTFGHRHPALVAVATEQLGRLTVASAAVDDDRSDPFARGLADLVGAKVALPVATPQEAVDVAVTAARRSFAERSRGRTEASAGARSVGRAPSVIVAAGSHDRLVEAGAVTVPFGDVAALEAALDNTHDEGVAAVVLEPVQVAAGVVAAPEGYLDAVRRSCAERGIVFVLDESHSGAGRLGETVALDTDAARPDLRVLGSAFGGGIVPLAAVAGSTALLTGLPVAASASPLATAVGHRVVEMLATGELQIRAGALAEHLSARIEPLLGAGATAVRAVGVWAGVDLDPAVRSASEVARRLVARGVLVDVVGETTLLLEPPLVIRATELDWAIEQLRVVLAA
- a CDS encoding heavy-metal-associated domain-containing protein gives rise to the protein MTERIDLGLTATGGGCVCGDHAAHDAAAPSSAVREEVLVSGMTCSHCVASVTEELSEIAGVEAVTVDLNAGGVSRVTIHSGGPIDAATITAAIEEAGYAREDALS
- a CDS encoding metal-sensitive transcriptional regulator — translated: MHGYDANKDDLQKRLRRVEGQVRGIARMVDEDKYCIDILTQVSAATKALETVALSLLGDHLSHCVAEASAEGGSVAAEKIREANAAIARLVRS
- a CDS encoding bifunctional proline dehydrogenase/L-glutamate gamma-semialdehyde dehydrogenase, with translation MSDTAASGTTPPGFPNDDPLAQTAVDLARRWVHSSADVPADAAAQRLAGVLRDPNGLPFTIGFVDGVMRPESVTAAANRLHHVAPLVPEFLPWYLRGAVRIGGAVAPVLPTPVVPIARTALREMVGHLVVDARPHKLGPAIARIRESGARLNLNLLGEAVLGEGEAKRRLEGIHELIRRPDVDYVSVKVSAVISRISMWAFDEVVTDVVERLLPLYLSAAEDGTFINLDMEEYRDLDLTIAVFTRLLEDDRLHGLEAGIVLQAYLPDALDALDQLTAWAQTRVAAGGSRIKIRLVKGANLAMERVDAAMHGWPLATHASKLDADAMYLRCLDHALRPDRTAAVRLGVAGHNLFDTAYAWLLAGERGVRRDIEIEMLLGMAQGQVAAVTREVGHVLLYVPVVRPDEFDVAISYLVRRLEENASSENFLSAAFDLATDEGLFERERDRFVASLARAADPALPSDPNRRQDRNLALRAIAPQRITREPAEGDDGLTQAVLGIADAARAAGDDTTAIGDHDDVLFGGERFVETAVYAPRESRRAPALGAPGFANTPDSDPALAVNRQWARDILARIDRSTAGDDTIAAARISDAGVLDAVVTGVGAAASAWGALPAADRSAVLLAASRALESRRAELIEVAASETGKVLAEADVEVSEAVDFAAYYAATARELDRVSGAVFEPAAVTVVAPPWNFPIAIPAGGVLAALAAGSGVVFKPAPQARRCAAVVAEALWDAGVPRDLLALVDVDEGGLGRELITHPSVERVILTGSWETAALFRSWRPELPLLAETSGKNAIVVMPSADLDLAASDLIRSAFGHAGQKCSAASLAILVGPVGRSKRFARQLVDATRSLRVGPPTDARAEVGPVIEPPQGKLAWALTTLDEGERWLVEPRELDIDPDSGGRYWSPGVRVGVAAGSRMHLEEFFGPVLGVMHARTLDEAIEMQNAVAYGLTAGLHTQDPADLATWLERVQAGNLYVNRGITGAIVQRQPFGGWKRSSVGAGTKAGGPNYLVGLGSWRASSGAASSTLHLRGLDSRITTIIESAQPTLDYEAFEWLRRGALSDAVVWDREFGQVRDVSGLGVERNLFRYRPVDVAVRAASDAAWQAVLRVIVAGVRAGSQVNLSTPVGLPAEVRRALGEVGIGVSVETDGEWLQRIAAPERRPSRIRLVGSPASVAEIRTTVAAATDGDPDVAVYADEVTTAGRIELLAFVHEQSISITAHRFGNPDDWSEAVI
- a CDS encoding heavy metal translocating P-type ATPase; translated protein: MNTHEQHAEPEQHAEHEHDGHAAHTGAGHGDHAGHGDHVARFRRLFWIMLVLAVPVAGMSAMFAMLIGYPLPDAAWVGWISPLLGTVMYAWGGAPFLSGAVAELRSRRPGMMLLIALAITVAFIASWGASLGVLDHELDFWWELALLIVIMLLGHWIEMRSLAQTTSALDSLAALLPDEADKVVGADTVTVAPADLVPGDIVVIRPGGRVPADGRIEQGEASMDETMITGESRPVRRGEGATVVAGTVATDSGLRVRITAVGDDTALAGIRRLVSDAQSSSSRAQRIADRAAAWLFWFALGAAVVTAVVWTLVGLPDDAVVRTITVLVIACPHALGLAIPLVVSIATERAARGGVLVKDRLALESMRTVDTVLFDKTGTLTRGAPTVTAVEPAGGWDSDEVLALAAAAENDSEHPLARAITDAARRRGLDVPQASGFSSSPAVGVRAEVAGRTVQVGGPALLAREEGDELAAAAAWRDEGAIILHVIVGGAVAGALRLADEIRPESRAAVAALAERGVRVVMITGDADAVAASVAGELGIDRYFAGVRPEDKSAAVAELQAEGRRVAMVGDGVNDAPALAQADVGIAIGAGTDVAIASAGVILASDDPRSVLSVIDLSRAAYRKMRQNLWWAAGYNLLSVPLAAGILAPVGFVLPMSIGAILMSLSTIVVALNAQLLRRLDLSPDAV
- a CDS encoding heavy metal translocating P-type ATPase — its product is MSAVDVELDISGMTCASCATRIERKLNKVPGVEASVNYATEKARVRGDGLDPADLIAVVEAAGYHAAVPAPVEELRESAPPVDDVAVLRRRLLISAALALPVAVLSMIPALQFEYWQWLALTLTAPIAVWGAWPFHRAAAINARHGAATMDTLISLGVVAAFGWSLYALFFGGAGMPGMTMSFTLVGAPRAGGHEIYLEVAALVTVFILAGRYAEARARVSSSDALRALLEAGAKDAVRLTGDREEAVPVARLAVGDVVIVRPGEKIPSDGLVLEGASAVDVGMLTGESAPIDVSPGSRVVGATVNVGGRLVVEITRVGAETELARMQRLLAEAQTGKAQVQRLADRVSAVFVPVVIGLAVIAFLGWSLTGGSIELAFTAAVATLIIACPCALGLATPTALLVGTGRGSQLGILIRGPQVLEQTRSVDTIVLDKTGTVTTGAMVVTGVHPAPGVASDELLAVAAAVEAGSEHPVARALVAASARAASVPAATSFASHAGFGVQAVVGGAAVVCGRASWLRSEWGIAMSADEAERLAELEADGTVVAVARDGAFVGAIVVGDTLKPTSALAVSRFRALGLEPVLLTGDNAATAQRVAAAVGIDVVHAGVTPADKLDVIRALQAEGRVVAMVGDGVNDAAALAAADLGLAMGGGTDAAIAASDITIVSGDLAVVADAIRLARRTLGIIKGNLFWAFAYNVAAIPVAMAGLLNPLVAAAAMALSSLFVVTNSLRLRGFRAEPVAGGRD